The Populus alba chromosome 4, ASM523922v2, whole genome shotgun sequence genome contains a region encoding:
- the LOC118038857 gene encoding E3 SUMO-protein ligase SIZ1 isoform X2 yields the protein MDLVASCKDKLAFFRIKELKDVLTQLGLSKQGKKQDLVDRILAILSDEQVSKLWAKKSAIGKEEVAKLVDDTYRKMQVSGATDLASRGQVASDCSNSKFNGEMDDPSHSDTKVRCLCGSSLETESMIKCEDFKCQFWQHIGCVIIPEKPMEGIPQVPDVFYCEICRLSRADPFWVTVAHPLCPVKLVTTNVPADGSRPVQGVEKTFHLTRADKDLLAKQEYDVQAWCMLLNDKVPFRMQWPQDTDLQVNGLAVRAINRPGSQLLGANGRDDGPIVTPFVKDGINKISLSGCDARIFCLGVRIVKRRTVQQILNLIPKDSEGERFEDALARVCRCVGGGTATDNADSDSDLEVVADSFGVNLRCPMSGSRMKVAGRFKPCAHLGCFDLEVFVELNQRSRKWQCPICLKNYSLENIIIDPYFNRITSKMTHCSEDITEIEVKPDGSWRVKTKTEAERRDVGELAQWHNPDSTPCFPDGGEIKPKVEIVKQTRQEGISEGNAGTGLKLGIRKNRNGIWEVSKPEDMNTFSSGRLQENFEHHEQKVIPMSSSATGSGRDGEDQSVNQDAGGNYDFTNNGMELDSLSLNPYTTYGFTDQNLPVPLGNAEVIVLSDSDDDNDILISSGSVYKSNQNDGNATFSVPSPGIADPFPEDPTLVTGGNSCLGLFNANDEYGMPLWPLPSGNQAGPGFQLFNSDVSDALVDLPHGSVNCPLSMNGYMVAPETVMGSTCLIPDASIGRSDMDVNDGLLDNPLAFGGEDPSLQIFLPTGPSDASMHSDMRDQVDVSNGVRSEDWISLRLGGSASSNYADLVPPTNGLNSRQQMPSSLDSLAGTASSFGINDGRSEKASRQRSDSPFSFPRQKRSDRRPFLG from the exons gatAAATTGGCATTTTTTCGAATTAAAGAGCTCAAGGATGTCCTGACTCAGTTAGGTCTTTCAAAGCAGGGGAAGAAGCAG GACCTTGTTGACCGGATATTAGCTATTCTCTCTGACGAACAAG TTTCCAAGTTATGGGCAAAGAAGAGTGCCATTGGAAAGGAAGAGGTGGCAAAGCTAGTGGATGACACTTACAG GAAAATGCAAGTGTCCGGGGCCACTGATTTAGCATCACGGGGGCAGGTTGCTTCTGATTGCAGTAATTCAAAGTTTAATGGTGAAATGGATGATCCATCTCATTCAGATACAAAAGTTCGCTGTCTATGTGGAAGCTCATTGGAGACAGAGTCAATGATCAAG TGTGAAGATTTTAAATGTCAATTCTGGCAACACATTGGTTGCGTTATAATTCCAGAAAAACCCATGGAGGGCATCCCACAAGTTCCTGATGTGTTCTATTGTGAGATTTGTCGATTAAGCAGGGCTGACCC CTTCTGGGTTACAGTTGCACATCCTCTATGTCCTGTGAAGCTGGTTACTACAAATGTTCCAGCTGATGG TTCAAGGCCAGTGCAGGGTGTGGAGAAGACATTTCATCTCACTAGGGCAGACAAGGATCTGTTGGCAAAACAAGAATATGATGTTCAG GCCTGGTGTATGCTTTTGAATGACAAAGTTCCCTTTAGGATGCAATGGCCGCAGGATACAGATCTCCAGGTCAATG GCTTGGCTGTTCGTGCTATTAATAGACCTGGCTCGCAATTGCTAGGTGCCAATGGTCGTGATGATGGTCCAATT GTCACACCATTTGTAAAAGATGGAATCAATAAGATTTCGTTAAGCGGATGTGATGCTCGAATCTTCTGCTTAGGAGTTAGAATTGTAAAGCGTCGAACAGTTCAACAG atactCAACTTGATCCCTAAGGACTCAGAAGGTGAGCGTTTTGAAGATGCACTTGCTCGTGTTTGTCGTTGTGTTGGTGGGGGAACTGCAACAGACAATGCTGATAGCGACAGTGACCTGGAAGTTGTTGCAGATTCTTTTGGTGTCAATCTTCGTTGTCCT ATGAGTGGTTCAAGAATGAAGGTCGCAGGAAGATTCAAACCTTGTGCACACTTGGGCTGTTTTGACCTGGAAGTCTTTGTGGAGCTGAACCAGCGTTCTCGGAAG TGGCAGTGCCCCATCTGTCTCAAGAACTACTCCCTGGAGAATATAATCATTGACCCATATTTCAATCGCATCACATCTAAG ATGACACATTGCTCAGAAGATATAACAGAGATTGAGGTGAAGCCTGATGGTTCCTGGCGTGTGAAAACAAAAACTGAAGCTGAGCGTAGGGATGTTGGAGAACTTGCACAATGGCACAATCCTGATAGTACTCCCTGCTTCCCTGATGGTGGAGAAATCAAACCAAAAGTGGAAATAGTGAAGCAGACCAGACAGGAAGGTATTTCAGAAGGTAATGCTGGTACTGGTTTGAAACTTGGAATCAGAAAGAACCGCAATGGCATTTGGGAAGTTAGCAAACCTGAAGATATGAACACCTTTTCTTCAGGTAGATTGCAAGAAAACTTTGAACACCATGAACAGAAAGTTATTCCTATGAGCAGCAGTGCCACTGGTAGTGGTCGTGACGGGGAAGATCAAAGTGTGAATCAAGATGCTGGTGGAAATTATGATTTCACAAACAATGGAATGGAGCTTGATTCTTTATCTTTGAATCCATATACGACATATGGATTCACTGACCAAAATTTACCTGTACCACTAGGGAATGCAGAAGTCATTGTTCTTAGTGATTCAGATGACGATAATGATATACTAATTTCCTCTGGATCTGTCTACAAGAGTAATCAAAATGATGGCAATGCTACTTTTTCTGTGCCCTCTCCTGGAATTGCAGATCCTTTTCCAGAAGATCCTACACTTGTGACTGGTGGAAACTCATGCTTGGGTCTTTTCAATGCTAATGACGAATATGGGATGCCCCTCTGGCCACTGCCTTCAGGAAACCAAGCAGGCCCAGgatttcaattatttaattcagATGTCTCTGATGCCTTGGTtgatttgccacatggttctgTTAACTGCCCCTTGTCAATGAATGGTTACATGGTAGCTCCGGAAACTGTCATGGGATCTACATGTTTAATCCCGGACGCTTCTATTGGTCGATCAGACATGGATGTGAATGATGGCTTGCTTGATAATCCCTTGGCTTTTGGTGGAGAAGATCCCAGTCTTCAAATCTTCCTTCCAACCGGGCCTTCAGATGCATCAATGCACTCTGATATGAGGGATCAAGTTGATGTGTCAAATGGTGTCCGTTCTGAAGATTGGATCTCTCTTAGGCTTGGTGGTAGTGCTTCTAGCAATTATGCCGATTTGGTTCCTCCGACTAATGGACTGAATTCAAGACAGCAGATGCCATCTTCTCTGGATTCTTTGGCTGGCACTg CTTCTTCGTTTGGTATAAATGATGGCAGATCAGAAAAGGCAAGTCGACAAAGATCAGACAGCCCCTTCTCATTTCCTCGCCAAAAACGTTCT gaCAGGAGACCTTTTCTGGGGTGA
- the LOC118038857 gene encoding E3 SUMO-protein ligase SIZ1 isoform X5: MQVSGATDLASRGQVASDCSNSKFNGEMDDPSHSDTKVRCLCGSSLETESMIKCEDFKCQFWQHIGCVIIPEKPMEGIPQVPDVFYCEICRLSRADPFWVTVAHPLCPVKLVTTNVPADGSRPVQGVEKTFHLTRADKDLLAKQEYDVQAWCMLLNDKVPFRMQWPQDTDLQVNGLAVRAINRPGSQLLGANGRDDGPIVTPFVKDGINKISLSGCDARIFCLGVRIVKRRTVQQILNLIPKDSEGERFEDALARVCRCVGGGTATDNADSDSDLEVVADSFGVNLRCPMSGSRMKVAGRFKPCAHLGCFDLEVFVELNQRSRKWQCPICLKNYSLENIIIDPYFNRITSKMTHCSEDITEIEVKPDGSWRVKTKTEAERRDVGELAQWHNPDSTPCFPDGGEIKPKVEIVKQTRQEGISEGNAGTGLKLGIRKNRNGIWEVSKPEDMNTFSSGRLQENFEHHEQKVIPMSSSATGSGRDGEDQSVNQDAGGNYDFTNNGMELDSLSLNPYTTYGFTDQNLPVPLGNAEVIVLSDSDDDNDILISSGSVYKSNQNDGNATFSVPSPGIADPFPEDPTLVTGGNSCLGLFNANDEYGMPLWPLPSGNQAGPGFQLFNSDVSDALVDLPHGSVNCPLSMNGYMVAPETVMGSTCLIPDASIGRSDMDVNDGLLDNPLAFGGEDPSLQIFLPTGPSDASMHSDMRDQVDVSNGVRSEDWISLRLGGSASSNYADLVPPTNGLNSRQQMPSSLDSLAGTASSFGINDGRSEKASRQRSDSPFSFPRQKRSVRPRPYLSIDLDSE; this comes from the exons ATGCAAGTGTCCGGGGCCACTGATTTAGCATCACGGGGGCAGGTTGCTTCTGATTGCAGTAATTCAAAGTTTAATGGTGAAATGGATGATCCATCTCATTCAGATACAAAAGTTCGCTGTCTATGTGGAAGCTCATTGGAGACAGAGTCAATGATCAAG TGTGAAGATTTTAAATGTCAATTCTGGCAACACATTGGTTGCGTTATAATTCCAGAAAAACCCATGGAGGGCATCCCACAAGTTCCTGATGTGTTCTATTGTGAGATTTGTCGATTAAGCAGGGCTGACCC CTTCTGGGTTACAGTTGCACATCCTCTATGTCCTGTGAAGCTGGTTACTACAAATGTTCCAGCTGATGG TTCAAGGCCAGTGCAGGGTGTGGAGAAGACATTTCATCTCACTAGGGCAGACAAGGATCTGTTGGCAAAACAAGAATATGATGTTCAG GCCTGGTGTATGCTTTTGAATGACAAAGTTCCCTTTAGGATGCAATGGCCGCAGGATACAGATCTCCAGGTCAATG GCTTGGCTGTTCGTGCTATTAATAGACCTGGCTCGCAATTGCTAGGTGCCAATGGTCGTGATGATGGTCCAATT GTCACACCATTTGTAAAAGATGGAATCAATAAGATTTCGTTAAGCGGATGTGATGCTCGAATCTTCTGCTTAGGAGTTAGAATTGTAAAGCGTCGAACAGTTCAACAG atactCAACTTGATCCCTAAGGACTCAGAAGGTGAGCGTTTTGAAGATGCACTTGCTCGTGTTTGTCGTTGTGTTGGTGGGGGAACTGCAACAGACAATGCTGATAGCGACAGTGACCTGGAAGTTGTTGCAGATTCTTTTGGTGTCAATCTTCGTTGTCCT ATGAGTGGTTCAAGAATGAAGGTCGCAGGAAGATTCAAACCTTGTGCACACTTGGGCTGTTTTGACCTGGAAGTCTTTGTGGAGCTGAACCAGCGTTCTCGGAAG TGGCAGTGCCCCATCTGTCTCAAGAACTACTCCCTGGAGAATATAATCATTGACCCATATTTCAATCGCATCACATCTAAG ATGACACATTGCTCAGAAGATATAACAGAGATTGAGGTGAAGCCTGATGGTTCCTGGCGTGTGAAAACAAAAACTGAAGCTGAGCGTAGGGATGTTGGAGAACTTGCACAATGGCACAATCCTGATAGTACTCCCTGCTTCCCTGATGGTGGAGAAATCAAACCAAAAGTGGAAATAGTGAAGCAGACCAGACAGGAAGGTATTTCAGAAGGTAATGCTGGTACTGGTTTGAAACTTGGAATCAGAAAGAACCGCAATGGCATTTGGGAAGTTAGCAAACCTGAAGATATGAACACCTTTTCTTCAGGTAGATTGCAAGAAAACTTTGAACACCATGAACAGAAAGTTATTCCTATGAGCAGCAGTGCCACTGGTAGTGGTCGTGACGGGGAAGATCAAAGTGTGAATCAAGATGCTGGTGGAAATTATGATTTCACAAACAATGGAATGGAGCTTGATTCTTTATCTTTGAATCCATATACGACATATGGATTCACTGACCAAAATTTACCTGTACCACTAGGGAATGCAGAAGTCATTGTTCTTAGTGATTCAGATGACGATAATGATATACTAATTTCCTCTGGATCTGTCTACAAGAGTAATCAAAATGATGGCAATGCTACTTTTTCTGTGCCCTCTCCTGGAATTGCAGATCCTTTTCCAGAAGATCCTACACTTGTGACTGGTGGAAACTCATGCTTGGGTCTTTTCAATGCTAATGACGAATATGGGATGCCCCTCTGGCCACTGCCTTCAGGAAACCAAGCAGGCCCAGgatttcaattatttaattcagATGTCTCTGATGCCTTGGTtgatttgccacatggttctgTTAACTGCCCCTTGTCAATGAATGGTTACATGGTAGCTCCGGAAACTGTCATGGGATCTACATGTTTAATCCCGGACGCTTCTATTGGTCGATCAGACATGGATGTGAATGATGGCTTGCTTGATAATCCCTTGGCTTTTGGTGGAGAAGATCCCAGTCTTCAAATCTTCCTTCCAACCGGGCCTTCAGATGCATCAATGCACTCTGATATGAGGGATCAAGTTGATGTGTCAAATGGTGTCCGTTCTGAAGATTGGATCTCTCTTAGGCTTGGTGGTAGTGCTTCTAGCAATTATGCCGATTTGGTTCCTCCGACTAATGGACTGAATTCAAGACAGCAGATGCCATCTTCTCTGGATTCTTTGGCTGGCACTg CTTCTTCGTTTGGTATAAATGATGGCAGATCAGAAAAGGCAAGTCGACAAAGATCAGACAGCCCCTTCTCATTTCCTCGCCAAAAACGTTCTGTAAGACCACGACCGTATCTTTCTATTGACTTGGACTCTGAATGA
- the LOC118038857 gene encoding E3 SUMO-protein ligase SIZ1 isoform X4 produces MDLVASCKDKLAFFRIKELKDVLTQLGLSKQGKKQDLVDRILAILSDEQVSKLWAKKSAIGKEEVAKLVDDTYRKMQVSGATDLASRGQVASDCSNSKFNGEMDDPSHSDTKVRCLCGSSLETESMIKCEDFKCQFWQHIGCVIIPEKPMEGIPQVPDVFYCEICRLSRADPFWVTVAHPLCPVKLVTTNVPADGSRPVQGVEKTFHLTRADKDLLAKQEYDVQAWCMLLNDKVPFRMQWPQDTDLQVNGLAVRAINRPGSQLLGANGRDDGPIVTPFVKDGINKISLSGCDARIFCLGVRIVKRRTVQQILNLIPKDSEGERFEDALARVCRCVGGGTATDNADSDSDLEVVADSFGVNLRCPMSGSRMKVAGRFKPCAHLGCFDLEVFVELNQRSRKWQCPICLKNYSLENIIIDPYFNRITSKMTHCSEDITEIEVKPDGSWRVKTKTEAERRDVGELAQWHNPDSTPCFPDGGEIKPKVEIVKQTRQEGISEGRLQENFEHHEQKVIPMSSSATGSGRDGEDQSVNQDAGGNYDFTNNGMELDSLSLNPYTTYGFTDQNLPVPLGNAEVIVLSDSDDDNDILISSGSVYKSNQNDGNATFSVPSPGIADPFPEDPTLVTGGNSCLGLFNANDEYGMPLWPLPSGNQAGPGFQLFNSDVSDALVDLPHGSVNCPLSMNGYMVAPETVMGSTCLIPDASIGRSDMDVNDGLLDNPLAFGGEDPSLQIFLPTGPSDASMHSDMRDQVDVSNGVRSEDWISLRLGGSASSNYADLVPPTNGLNSRQQMPSSLDSLAGTASSFGINDGRSEKASRQRSDSPFSFPRQKRSVRPRPYLSIDLDSE; encoded by the exons gatAAATTGGCATTTTTTCGAATTAAAGAGCTCAAGGATGTCCTGACTCAGTTAGGTCTTTCAAAGCAGGGGAAGAAGCAG GACCTTGTTGACCGGATATTAGCTATTCTCTCTGACGAACAAG TTTCCAAGTTATGGGCAAAGAAGAGTGCCATTGGAAAGGAAGAGGTGGCAAAGCTAGTGGATGACACTTACAG GAAAATGCAAGTGTCCGGGGCCACTGATTTAGCATCACGGGGGCAGGTTGCTTCTGATTGCAGTAATTCAAAGTTTAATGGTGAAATGGATGATCCATCTCATTCAGATACAAAAGTTCGCTGTCTATGTGGAAGCTCATTGGAGACAGAGTCAATGATCAAG TGTGAAGATTTTAAATGTCAATTCTGGCAACACATTGGTTGCGTTATAATTCCAGAAAAACCCATGGAGGGCATCCCACAAGTTCCTGATGTGTTCTATTGTGAGATTTGTCGATTAAGCAGGGCTGACCC CTTCTGGGTTACAGTTGCACATCCTCTATGTCCTGTGAAGCTGGTTACTACAAATGTTCCAGCTGATGG TTCAAGGCCAGTGCAGGGTGTGGAGAAGACATTTCATCTCACTAGGGCAGACAAGGATCTGTTGGCAAAACAAGAATATGATGTTCAG GCCTGGTGTATGCTTTTGAATGACAAAGTTCCCTTTAGGATGCAATGGCCGCAGGATACAGATCTCCAGGTCAATG GCTTGGCTGTTCGTGCTATTAATAGACCTGGCTCGCAATTGCTAGGTGCCAATGGTCGTGATGATGGTCCAATT GTCACACCATTTGTAAAAGATGGAATCAATAAGATTTCGTTAAGCGGATGTGATGCTCGAATCTTCTGCTTAGGAGTTAGAATTGTAAAGCGTCGAACAGTTCAACAG atactCAACTTGATCCCTAAGGACTCAGAAGGTGAGCGTTTTGAAGATGCACTTGCTCGTGTTTGTCGTTGTGTTGGTGGGGGAACTGCAACAGACAATGCTGATAGCGACAGTGACCTGGAAGTTGTTGCAGATTCTTTTGGTGTCAATCTTCGTTGTCCT ATGAGTGGTTCAAGAATGAAGGTCGCAGGAAGATTCAAACCTTGTGCACACTTGGGCTGTTTTGACCTGGAAGTCTTTGTGGAGCTGAACCAGCGTTCTCGGAAG TGGCAGTGCCCCATCTGTCTCAAGAACTACTCCCTGGAGAATATAATCATTGACCCATATTTCAATCGCATCACATCTAAG ATGACACATTGCTCAGAAGATATAACAGAGATTGAGGTGAAGCCTGATGGTTCCTGGCGTGTGAAAACAAAAACTGAAGCTGAGCGTAGGGATGTTGGAGAACTTGCACAATGGCACAATCCTGATAGTACTCCCTGCTTCCCTGATGGTGGAGAAATCAAACCAAAAGTGGAAATAGTGAAGCAGACCAGACAGGAAGGTATTTCAGAAG GTAGATTGCAAGAAAACTTTGAACACCATGAACAGAAAGTTATTCCTATGAGCAGCAGTGCCACTGGTAGTGGTCGTGACGGGGAAGATCAAAGTGTGAATCAAGATGCTGGTGGAAATTATGATTTCACAAACAATGGAATGGAGCTTGATTCTTTATCTTTGAATCCATATACGACATATGGATTCACTGACCAAAATTTACCTGTACCACTAGGGAATGCAGAAGTCATTGTTCTTAGTGATTCAGATGACGATAATGATATACTAATTTCCTCTGGATCTGTCTACAAGAGTAATCAAAATGATGGCAATGCTACTTTTTCTGTGCCCTCTCCTGGAATTGCAGATCCTTTTCCAGAAGATCCTACACTTGTGACTGGTGGAAACTCATGCTTGGGTCTTTTCAATGCTAATGACGAATATGGGATGCCCCTCTGGCCACTGCCTTCAGGAAACCAAGCAGGCCCAGgatttcaattatttaattcagATGTCTCTGATGCCTTGGTtgatttgccacatggttctgTTAACTGCCCCTTGTCAATGAATGGTTACATGGTAGCTCCGGAAACTGTCATGGGATCTACATGTTTAATCCCGGACGCTTCTATTGGTCGATCAGACATGGATGTGAATGATGGCTTGCTTGATAATCCCTTGGCTTTTGGTGGAGAAGATCCCAGTCTTCAAATCTTCCTTCCAACCGGGCCTTCAGATGCATCAATGCACTCTGATATGAGGGATCAAGTTGATGTGTCAAATGGTGTCCGTTCTGAAGATTGGATCTCTCTTAGGCTTGGTGGTAGTGCTTCTAGCAATTATGCCGATTTGGTTCCTCCGACTAATGGACTGAATTCAAGACAGCAGATGCCATCTTCTCTGGATTCTTTGGCTGGCACTg CTTCTTCGTTTGGTATAAATGATGGCAGATCAGAAAAGGCAAGTCGACAAAGATCAGACAGCCCCTTCTCATTTCCTCGCCAAAAACGTTCTGTAAGACCACGACCGTATCTTTCTATTGACTTGGACTCTGAATGA
- the LOC118038857 gene encoding E3 SUMO-protein ligase SIZ1 isoform X1 produces the protein MDLVASCKDKLAFFRIKELKDVLTQLGLSKQGKKQDLVDRILAILSDEQVSKLWAKKSAIGKEEVAKLVDDTYRKMQVSGATDLASRGQVASDCSNSKFNGEMDDPSHSDTKVRCLCGSSLETESMIKCEDFKCQFWQHIGCVIIPEKPMEGIPQVPDVFYCEICRLSRADPFWVTVAHPLCPVKLVTTNVPADGSRPVQGVEKTFHLTRADKDLLAKQEYDVQAWCMLLNDKVPFRMQWPQDTDLQVNGLAVRAINRPGSQLLGANGRDDGPIVTPFVKDGINKISLSGCDARIFCLGVRIVKRRTVQQILNLIPKDSEGERFEDALARVCRCVGGGTATDNADSDSDLEVVADSFGVNLRCPMSGSRMKVAGRFKPCAHLGCFDLEVFVELNQRSRKWQCPICLKNYSLENIIIDPYFNRITSKMTHCSEDITEIEVKPDGSWRVKTKTEAERRDVGELAQWHNPDSTPCFPDGGEIKPKVEIVKQTRQEGISEGNAGTGLKLGIRKNRNGIWEVSKPEDMNTFSSGRLQENFEHHEQKVIPMSSSATGSGRDGEDQSVNQDAGGNYDFTNNGMELDSLSLNPYTTYGFTDQNLPVPLGNAEVIVLSDSDDDNDILISSGSVYKSNQNDGNATFSVPSPGIADPFPEDPTLVTGGNSCLGLFNANDEYGMPLWPLPSGNQAGPGFQLFNSDVSDALVDLPHGSVNCPLSMNGYMVAPETVMGSTCLIPDASIGRSDMDVNDGLLDNPLAFGGEDPSLQIFLPTGPSDASMHSDMRDQVDVSNGVRSEDWISLRLGGSASSNYADLVPPTNGLNSRQQMPSSLDSLAGTASSFGINDGRSEKASRQRSDSPFSFPRQKRSVRPRPYLSIDLDSE, from the exons gatAAATTGGCATTTTTTCGAATTAAAGAGCTCAAGGATGTCCTGACTCAGTTAGGTCTTTCAAAGCAGGGGAAGAAGCAG GACCTTGTTGACCGGATATTAGCTATTCTCTCTGACGAACAAG TTTCCAAGTTATGGGCAAAGAAGAGTGCCATTGGAAAGGAAGAGGTGGCAAAGCTAGTGGATGACACTTACAG GAAAATGCAAGTGTCCGGGGCCACTGATTTAGCATCACGGGGGCAGGTTGCTTCTGATTGCAGTAATTCAAAGTTTAATGGTGAAATGGATGATCCATCTCATTCAGATACAAAAGTTCGCTGTCTATGTGGAAGCTCATTGGAGACAGAGTCAATGATCAAG TGTGAAGATTTTAAATGTCAATTCTGGCAACACATTGGTTGCGTTATAATTCCAGAAAAACCCATGGAGGGCATCCCACAAGTTCCTGATGTGTTCTATTGTGAGATTTGTCGATTAAGCAGGGCTGACCC CTTCTGGGTTACAGTTGCACATCCTCTATGTCCTGTGAAGCTGGTTACTACAAATGTTCCAGCTGATGG TTCAAGGCCAGTGCAGGGTGTGGAGAAGACATTTCATCTCACTAGGGCAGACAAGGATCTGTTGGCAAAACAAGAATATGATGTTCAG GCCTGGTGTATGCTTTTGAATGACAAAGTTCCCTTTAGGATGCAATGGCCGCAGGATACAGATCTCCAGGTCAATG GCTTGGCTGTTCGTGCTATTAATAGACCTGGCTCGCAATTGCTAGGTGCCAATGGTCGTGATGATGGTCCAATT GTCACACCATTTGTAAAAGATGGAATCAATAAGATTTCGTTAAGCGGATGTGATGCTCGAATCTTCTGCTTAGGAGTTAGAATTGTAAAGCGTCGAACAGTTCAACAG atactCAACTTGATCCCTAAGGACTCAGAAGGTGAGCGTTTTGAAGATGCACTTGCTCGTGTTTGTCGTTGTGTTGGTGGGGGAACTGCAACAGACAATGCTGATAGCGACAGTGACCTGGAAGTTGTTGCAGATTCTTTTGGTGTCAATCTTCGTTGTCCT ATGAGTGGTTCAAGAATGAAGGTCGCAGGAAGATTCAAACCTTGTGCACACTTGGGCTGTTTTGACCTGGAAGTCTTTGTGGAGCTGAACCAGCGTTCTCGGAAG TGGCAGTGCCCCATCTGTCTCAAGAACTACTCCCTGGAGAATATAATCATTGACCCATATTTCAATCGCATCACATCTAAG ATGACACATTGCTCAGAAGATATAACAGAGATTGAGGTGAAGCCTGATGGTTCCTGGCGTGTGAAAACAAAAACTGAAGCTGAGCGTAGGGATGTTGGAGAACTTGCACAATGGCACAATCCTGATAGTACTCCCTGCTTCCCTGATGGTGGAGAAATCAAACCAAAAGTGGAAATAGTGAAGCAGACCAGACAGGAAGGTATTTCAGAAGGTAATGCTGGTACTGGTTTGAAACTTGGAATCAGAAAGAACCGCAATGGCATTTGGGAAGTTAGCAAACCTGAAGATATGAACACCTTTTCTTCAGGTAGATTGCAAGAAAACTTTGAACACCATGAACAGAAAGTTATTCCTATGAGCAGCAGTGCCACTGGTAGTGGTCGTGACGGGGAAGATCAAAGTGTGAATCAAGATGCTGGTGGAAATTATGATTTCACAAACAATGGAATGGAGCTTGATTCTTTATCTTTGAATCCATATACGACATATGGATTCACTGACCAAAATTTACCTGTACCACTAGGGAATGCAGAAGTCATTGTTCTTAGTGATTCAGATGACGATAATGATATACTAATTTCCTCTGGATCTGTCTACAAGAGTAATCAAAATGATGGCAATGCTACTTTTTCTGTGCCCTCTCCTGGAATTGCAGATCCTTTTCCAGAAGATCCTACACTTGTGACTGGTGGAAACTCATGCTTGGGTCTTTTCAATGCTAATGACGAATATGGGATGCCCCTCTGGCCACTGCCTTCAGGAAACCAAGCAGGCCCAGgatttcaattatttaattcagATGTCTCTGATGCCTTGGTtgatttgccacatggttctgTTAACTGCCCCTTGTCAATGAATGGTTACATGGTAGCTCCGGAAACTGTCATGGGATCTACATGTTTAATCCCGGACGCTTCTATTGGTCGATCAGACATGGATGTGAATGATGGCTTGCTTGATAATCCCTTGGCTTTTGGTGGAGAAGATCCCAGTCTTCAAATCTTCCTTCCAACCGGGCCTTCAGATGCATCAATGCACTCTGATATGAGGGATCAAGTTGATGTGTCAAATGGTGTCCGTTCTGAAGATTGGATCTCTCTTAGGCTTGGTGGTAGTGCTTCTAGCAATTATGCCGATTTGGTTCCTCCGACTAATGGACTGAATTCAAGACAGCAGATGCCATCTTCTCTGGATTCTTTGGCTGGCACTg CTTCTTCGTTTGGTATAAATGATGGCAGATCAGAAAAGGCAAGTCGACAAAGATCAGACAGCCCCTTCTCATTTCCTCGCCAAAAACGTTCTGTAAGACCACGACCGTATCTTTCTATTGACTTGGACTCTGAATGA